From Fibrobacter sp. UWR3, one genomic window encodes:
- a CDS encoding LEPR-XLL domain-containing protein, with translation MSKNVKSNNKNTKKSASKSKKSTRNIYKIESLEPRLMMDAEPLDSALEPNLDIEQFDSYVEQIGNLSDSIGEKAAESLGQFNKIDFTQFHLADKANAAVEMP, from the coding sequence ATGTCCAAGAACGTCAAGTCCAACAACAAGAACACCAAGAAATCCGCTTCCAAGTCCAAGAAGTCCACCCGCAATATCTATAAAATCGAGTCTCTCGAACCGCGCCTGATGATGGACGCCGAGCCGCTCGATTCGGCCCTCGAACCCAACCTTGACATAGAGCAGTTCGACTCGTACGTGGAGCAGATTGGCAATCTTTCGGATTCCATCGGTGAGAAGGCTGCCGAATCCCTTGGACAGTTCAACAAGATTGATTTTACCCAGTTCCATCTGGCGGACAAGGCCAATGCCGCTGTTGAAATGCCGTAA
- a CDS encoding Txe/YoeB family addiction module toxin: protein MKKIWSDKAWDDYLYWQTQDKKTLKRVNQLVKDIERNNFEGIGKPEALKGNLSGFWSRRIDDANRLIYRINGEFIDILSCKGHYEDV, encoded by the coding sequence ATGAAGAAAATTTGGTCAGACAAAGCTTGGGACGACTACCTCTACTGGCAAACACAAGACAAAAAGACTCTAAAAAGAGTTAACCAGCTTGTTAAAGACATTGAACGCAACAATTTTGAAGGCATCGGAAAACCCGAAGCATTGAAGGGCAACCTCAGCGGATTCTGGAGCCGCAGAATCGACGACGCAAATCGGCTAATTTATCGTATCAACGGCGAGTTCATCGATATCCTTTCGTGCAAAGGACATTACGAAGACGTTTGA
- a CDS encoding type II toxin-antitoxin system RelB/DinJ family antitoxin, giving the protein MAQATISARIDSKDKESFDKFCSNVGLSTSAAIYMFVKNVINERRIPFEVREPSPRYNASDIEALKKGIEQLNAGKGVEHELIEVDD; this is encoded by the coding sequence ATGGCACAGGCAACGATATCCGCACGCATCGACAGCAAGGACAAAGAAAGCTTCGACAAGTTCTGCAGCAATGTGGGGCTGTCCACTTCTGCCGCCATTTACATGTTCGTGAAAAATGTCATCAACGAGCGCCGCATCCCCTTTGAAGTCCGCGAGCCCTCCCCCCGCTACAACGCAAGCGACATCGAAGCCCTCAAGAAAGGCATCGAACAGCTCAACGCCGGGAAGGGGGTTGAACACGAACTTATTGAGGTAGATGACTGA
- a CDS encoding family 43 glycosylhydrolase, with the protein MKNILFVSSVLALACTGFAQKIVITTNYTADPAPYVHGDTVYLYTTHDEDNADGFMMYDWLLHTSTDMVNWTSHGAVASLGDIKWSTKTNGAWAEQVIERDGKWFMYVPIHGNGISVLVADNPYGPFKEPLNKALVWQREHWNDIDPTVWIDDDGQAYMYWGNPDLYMIKLNKDMTSTQGSIVTYPKIKDYQEGPWVYKHGSNYYMTFASTCCAEGIGYAMSDKITGPWTYKGDIMPHSSRSNGNHPGIIDFKGKSYVFGLNYELWRYKSEKMGQKYQHKERRSVGLSEMKYNADGTIQKIDYWPDNGVAQLEDFDPYKRVEAETMSWGEDVRVRKSGSAGNTVITNLSEGKYTKISGVEFGDAGAESFSASVLSVKKASSITVRLDKVDGEIVGKAEFSADGLVTVSLTGAVGKHDVFFVFAGDFEADYWEFEDSKTSIPQGPFCKAKLSDPEAKCDLPVVGAKVEGTANFIDFENYDVGGAGKAYYDVDTKNQGGEYREDRVDIVKNGDGFAVGYTQKGEWLEYTVNVQAGGKLPFELSYASGMDNTGVRLFMDDEPITDTLALTGTGDFDSYGTFKGTTTKELTEGEHVLKVMVTSDYVNLDWIAFGESEGSAEDIRNGTTGIVPKIAAGAAGMANAFARAAGSYRVFDLMGSELGNIRLNAGASLMDIKAGLKTAGFGSGVYVVRNPAGKTLKLQVGE; encoded by the coding sequence ATGAAAAATATCTTATTCGTTTCTTCCGTATTGGCCTTGGCCTGTACGGGTTTCGCTCAGAAAATTGTAATCACGACGAATTATACGGCGGACCCGGCGCCTTACGTTCATGGGGATACGGTTTACCTGTACACGACCCACGACGAGGACAATGCCGACGGGTTCATGATGTACGACTGGTTGCTGCACACTTCCACGGACATGGTCAACTGGACCAGCCACGGTGCCGTAGCAAGCCTTGGGGACATCAAGTGGAGCACAAAGACTAACGGGGCCTGGGCGGAACAGGTCATCGAGCGCGACGGCAAGTGGTTCATGTACGTCCCCATTCACGGCAACGGCATTTCCGTCTTGGTGGCGGACAACCCTTACGGCCCCTTCAAGGAACCTTTGAACAAGGCCCTGGTCTGGCAGCGCGAGCACTGGAACGATATCGACCCTACCGTCTGGATTGACGACGACGGCCAGGCTTACATGTACTGGGGCAACCCCGATTTGTACATGATCAAGTTGAATAAGGACATGACCAGTACTCAGGGCTCCATTGTCACCTACCCCAAGATCAAGGATTATCAGGAAGGCCCATGGGTCTATAAGCACGGCAGCAATTACTACATGACTTTCGCATCCACCTGCTGCGCGGAAGGTATCGGGTATGCCATGAGCGACAAGATTACGGGCCCCTGGACCTACAAGGGCGACATCATGCCGCATTCTTCGCGCAGTAACGGAAACCACCCGGGTATCATCGATTTCAAGGGGAAATCCTACGTTTTCGGCCTGAATTACGAACTTTGGCGTTACAAGTCCGAGAAAATGGGCCAGAAATACCAACACAAGGAGCGTCGTTCTGTCGGCCTTTCCGAAATGAAGTACAACGCCGACGGCACGATTCAAAAAATTGACTATTGGCCGGACAATGGCGTGGCTCAGCTGGAAGATTTCGACCCGTACAAGCGCGTGGAAGCGGAAACCATGTCGTGGGGCGAAGACGTGAGGGTCCGTAAGAGCGGTAGCGCCGGCAATACGGTCATCACCAACCTTTCCGAAGGAAAATACACCAAGATTAGCGGCGTGGAATTCGGCGACGCGGGCGCGGAAAGCTTCTCGGCGTCGGTGCTGAGCGTCAAGAAGGCATCGAGCATCACCGTGCGCTTGGACAAGGTGGATGGCGAAATCGTCGGCAAGGCGGAATTTAGCGCTGACGGCCTGGTGACGGTGTCGCTGACCGGTGCGGTCGGCAAGCACGACGTGTTCTTCGTGTTCGCGGGCGATTTCGAGGCGGACTACTGGGAATTCGAGGACAGCAAGACCTCCATTCCGCAGGGCCCGTTCTGCAAGGCGAAACTCAGCGACCCCGAGGCAAAATGTGATTTGCCGGTTGTGGGCGCGAAGGTCGAGGGCACGGCCAACTTCATCGACTTCGAGAACTACGACGTGGGCGGTGCCGGCAAGGCCTACTACGACGTGGATACCAAGAACCAGGGCGGCGAATACCGCGAAGACCGCGTGGACATCGTGAAGAACGGCGACGGATTTGCCGTGGGCTACACGCAGAAGGGCGAATGGCTGGAATACACCGTGAACGTGCAGGCCGGCGGGAAGCTCCCCTTCGAGCTCAGCTATGCAAGCGGCATGGACAACACGGGCGTGCGCCTGTTCATGGACGACGAGCCGATTACCGATACGCTCGCGCTCACGGGCACCGGGGATTTCGACTCCTACGGCACCTTCAAGGGAACGACCACCAAGGAACTCACCGAGGGCGAGCACGTGCTCAAGGTGATGGTGACAAGCGACTACGTGAACCTCGACTGGATTGCCTTTGGTGAAAGCGAAGGAAGCGCTGAAGACATCCGCAACGGGACCACGGGCATCGTGCCGAAAATCGCCGCCGGAGCCGCGGGCATGGCAAATGCTTTCGCGAGGGCCGCGGGCAGCTACAGGGTATTCGACCTGATGGGCTCCGAACTCGGGAACATCCGCCTGAACGCCGGAGCATCGCTGATGGACATCAAGGCCGGACTCAAGACCGCCGGCTTCGGGAGCGGCGTCTACGTCGTCCGCAACCCCGCTGGAAAGACCCTGAAACTGCAAGTCGGGGAATAA
- a CDS encoding LEPR-XLL domain-containing protein: MSKNVKSNNKTAKKSSSKSRKSSRNNYKIEALEPRLMMDAEPLDPALESNLDIQQFDSYAEQIGNLSDSIGEKAAESLGQFNKIDFTQFHLADKANAAVLNIFPQFNSVPAIREGRWD; the protein is encoded by the coding sequence ATGTCCAAGAACGTCAAGTCCAACAACAAGACCGCCAAGAAGTCCTCCTCTAAATCAAGGAAGTCCTCCCGCAACAACTACAAAATTGAGGCCCTCGAACCGCGCCTGATGATGGATGCTGAACCGCTGGACCCGGCGCTCGAATCGAACCTTGACATACAGCAGTTTGACTCATATGCAGAACAGATTGGCAATCTTTCGGATTCCATCGGTGAGAAGGCTGCCGAATCTCTTGGACAGTTCAATAAAATCGATTTTACCCAGTTCCATCTAGCGGACAAGGCCAATGCTGCCGTTTTAAACATTTTCCCGCAGTTTAATTCTGTACCCGCAATTCGTGAAGGCCGATGGGACTAA
- a CDS encoding FISUMP domain-containing protein, with translation MRLVFALALTLALAACEDDESSFVRPEEDSSSSVCEDCDDASSSSVKSNSSSSAKSSSSNKESSSSVKSSSSAKSSSSVIPASSGDLQSSSSNKESSSSAKSSSSAKSSSSVIPASSGDLRSSSSNKESSSSAKSSSSSAKSSSSAKSSSSSAKSSSSLSSSSSSYSHLRPLNVELLDQYKTFVDERNGRSYYYITIRGKNSKGEEDSVIVMAENLNIGKMITYVKDQADDTTIERYCYDRDTTNCDRYGGLYQWAEMMQLPSRCNTESCADLIQENHQGICPDGWRLLTQEDFYIVLHADNNKYGIKGVRSEVFGGQNSTGYSLTGAGYVWNRRLENIGTATHWFYAEEGTSLANERAFASTTTNSGDIFTTYEVLKTNGLSVRCVKLEE, from the coding sequence GTGCGTCTTGTGTTTGCTCTTGCATTGACGCTTGCGCTTGCCGCCTGTGAAGACGACGAGAGCAGTTTCGTGCGGCCCGAGGAAGATTCCTCGTCGAGTGTCTGCGAGGACTGCGACGATGCAAGCAGCAGCTCTGTAAAGTCGAACTCTTCGTCCAGCGCGAAGTCCTCTTCGAGCAACAAAGAATCCAGCAGCAGTGTAAAATCCAGCAGTAGCGCGAAATCCTCTTCTTCTGTCATCCCCGCCTCGAGCGGGGATCTCCAGTCCTCTTCGAGCAATAAAGAATCCAGCAGCAGTGCAAAATCCAGCAGCAGCGCGAAGTCTTCCTCGTCTGTCATCCCCGCCTCGAGCGGGGATCTCCGGTCCTCTTCAAGCAACAAAGAATCCAGCAGTAGCGCAAAGTCTAGCAGCAGTTCTGCAAAGTCTTCGTCGAGCGCAAAGTCTAGCAGCAGTTCGGCAAAGTCTTCCTCTTCTTTGTCGAGTAGTAGCTCTTCTTATAGTCATTTGAGGCCTTTGAATGTGGAACTTTTGGATCAGTACAAGACCTTTGTCGATGAACGCAATGGCCGCAGCTACTACTACATTACGATAAGGGGCAAGAACTCTAAGGGAGAAGAAGACTCCGTGATCGTAATGGCCGAGAACCTCAATATCGGCAAAATGATTACATATGTAAAGGATCAGGCTGACGATACGACGATTGAACGTTACTGTTACGATAGGGACACCACAAATTGCGACCGCTACGGAGGTCTCTACCAGTGGGCAGAGATGATGCAGTTGCCGAGCCGTTGCAATACTGAAAGTTGTGCTGACCTTATTCAGGAAAATCATCAAGGAATCTGTCCGGATGGCTGGCGGCTCTTGACCCAGGAAGATTTTTACATTGTGCTTCACGCGGACAACAATAAATATGGGATAAAAGGGGTTCGTTCCGAAGTGTTTGGTGGACAGAATTCCACCGGCTATTCCCTGACTGGCGCCGGATATGTCTGGAATCGTCGGCTAGAGAATATAGGAACAGCGACGCATTGGTTTTATGCTGAAGAAGGGACTTCTTTAGCAAATGAAAGAGCTTTCGCTTCGACTACAACTAATTCGGGTGATATCTTCACTACTTATGAAGTTTTAAAAACGAACGGTCTTTCTGTCCGCTGTGTTAAGCTAGAAGAATAA
- a CDS encoding PD-(D/E)XK nuclease family transposase: METKRTPFEQLPITDRFMFAMVFSHKEIAKPFLEAVLGIKIHELRDPEPEKTVDVSPFYKGIRYDVFVKETGPNGETLRSFDNEMQMEDNKEIPKRTRYYQAMCDSEALNKGEVYYNLKELYIMFPHRG; the protein is encoded by the coding sequence ATGGAAACAAAACGCACACCTTTTGAACAGCTCCCCATTACGGACCGGTTCATGTTTGCTATGGTATTTAGCCACAAGGAAATTGCCAAGCCCTTCCTCGAAGCGGTACTTGGCATCAAGATTCACGAACTTCGGGATCCCGAGCCCGAAAAGACCGTCGATGTAAGTCCGTTCTACAAGGGGATCCGCTACGACGTCTTTGTCAAGGAAACGGGGCCGAATGGAGAGACCCTCCGCAGTTTCGATAACGAAATGCAGATGGAGGACAACAAGGAAATCCCCAAGAGAACGCGCTACTATCAGGCGATGTGCGATAGCGAAGCGCTGAACAAGGGCGAGGTTTACTACAATCTGAAGGAACTCTACATCATGTTTCCCCATAGGGGATAA
- the grpE gene encoding nucleotide exchange factor GrpE: protein MAEDLNQQEPTAEEKAKFENDVLKAAEDAMKMDGSTGSPSENKADAQAEEKVAEPSDAPAENAADAAEQPAEPAADASTSSATETAALKAALADANDRNLRLMAEFDNYRRRTAKEQLELIETANGKLLEKLSEVQDNFERAFASENKAQDLEAFEKGMQMIYNQFAKILTDAGLEQIDPTGAEFDPNMHEALMQQPSETVPEGHVVTVFQKGYKLKNKILKTAKVIVSSGK, encoded by the coding sequence ATGGCAGAAGATTTGAATCAGCAGGAACCGACCGCAGAAGAAAAGGCAAAATTCGAGAATGACGTGCTCAAGGCCGCCGAAGACGCAATGAAGATGGATGGTTCGACAGGCTCACCAAGCGAGAACAAGGCCGACGCACAGGCCGAAGAAAAGGTCGCTGAGCCTTCCGACGCCCCCGCTGAAAATGCTGCAGACGCAGCCGAACAGCCTGCGGAACCCGCTGCCGATGCTTCGACGAGCTCAGCAACCGAGACTGCCGCCCTCAAGGCCGCCCTCGCCGATGCAAACGACCGCAACCTGCGCCTGATGGCCGAATTCGACAACTACCGCCGCCGCACCGCCAAGGAACAGCTTGAACTCATTGAGACCGCGAACGGCAAGCTCCTTGAAAAACTCTCCGAAGTGCAGGACAACTTCGAGCGCGCCTTCGCGAGCGAAAACAAGGCCCAGGATTTGGAAGCCTTCGAAAAAGGCATGCAGATGATTTACAACCAGTTCGCAAAGATTTTGACCGACGCGGGCCTCGAGCAAATCGACCCGACCGGCGCGGAATTCGACCCGAACATGCACGAAGCCCTGATGCAGCAGCCCAGCGAGACCGTGCCCGAAGGCCACGTGGTCACCGTGTTCCAGAAGGGCTACAAGCTCAAGAACAAGATCTTGAAGACAGCGAAAGTCATCGTCTCTTCCGGGAAATAA
- a CDS encoding M3 family oligoendopeptidase, which produces MNRTYVPENLNVDDTHEVSKLYRHLLQREIPVDSAKLRQWILDWSELESVLGEVSCRRYVAMTCNTADEKAAKAYTDFVENIQPIMNEYDDKLNKKLVAHPAKDALQGEFGEWFKGVQVSLDLFSPDNIALETEENKEIQAYQKITGGMSVEFDGETKTMQQMAAYMERTDRELREHAWRTMWERRLQDKDALDKSFDNLFAIRKQVAKNAHCKDFIDYIFLAKHRFDYSPADCEAFHESIEKLVLPLQKEIYKKRAQKMGLERLRPWDLNVDPLDRAPLKPYSTGDELIEKVDQIFESIHPQAGKWAREMQAKKLIDPDSRLGKAPGGYQIGFDESRLPFIFMNSACTDRDIYTLLHESGHSFHQFALADQPIFPYRDVPAEFAEVASMSMELIGMSNLKPFYGNDREAIERSTIGELEDVIWLFPWVASVDSFQHRLYNFPEHSASDRSDIWTEIMDRYDAGVDYTGLEAVRRNLWQKQLHIFECPFYYIEYGIAQIGALQVWANFKKDPKKAIDDLFRAESLGSSRPVKELFEAANIKFDFSPRTLEPLMQVVWDELN; this is translated from the coding sequence ATGAACCGCACGTATGTTCCCGAAAACTTGAACGTCGATGACACCCACGAGGTTTCTAAACTTTACAGGCACCTGCTGCAGCGCGAGATTCCCGTAGATTCCGCGAAACTCCGCCAGTGGATTCTGGACTGGAGCGAACTTGAATCGGTGCTCGGCGAAGTGAGCTGCCGCCGCTACGTGGCGATGACCTGCAATACCGCCGACGAGAAAGCCGCCAAGGCCTACACGGACTTTGTCGAAAACATCCAGCCCATCATGAACGAGTACGACGACAAGCTGAACAAGAAGCTCGTCGCCCACCCGGCAAAGGATGCGCTCCAGGGCGAATTTGGCGAGTGGTTCAAGGGCGTGCAGGTTTCTCTGGACCTGTTCTCCCCCGACAATATCGCGCTCGAGACCGAAGAGAACAAGGAAATCCAGGCGTACCAGAAGATTACCGGCGGCATGAGCGTCGAATTTGACGGCGAAACCAAGACAATGCAGCAGATGGCCGCCTACATGGAACGCACGGACCGCGAGCTGCGTGAACATGCCTGGCGCACGATGTGGGAACGCCGCCTCCAAGACAAAGACGCGCTCGACAAGTCGTTCGACAACCTGTTTGCAATCCGCAAGCAGGTGGCAAAAAACGCACATTGCAAGGACTTCATCGACTACATTTTCCTCGCAAAGCACCGCTTCGACTACTCCCCTGCCGACTGCGAGGCCTTCCACGAGAGCATCGAGAAACTGGTCCTCCCCCTCCAGAAGGAGATATACAAGAAGCGCGCGCAGAAGATGGGCCTTGAACGCCTGCGCCCGTGGGACTTGAACGTAGACCCGCTGGACCGCGCCCCGCTCAAGCCGTACAGCACCGGCGACGAACTCATCGAGAAGGTAGACCAGATTTTCGAGAGCATCCACCCGCAGGCTGGCAAGTGGGCCCGCGAGATGCAGGCGAAAAAACTCATCGACCCGGATTCCAGGCTCGGCAAGGCTCCGGGTGGCTACCAGATTGGTTTTGACGAGAGCCGCCTCCCCTTCATCTTCATGAATTCGGCCTGCACGGACCGCGATATCTACACGCTGCTGCACGAATCAGGGCACTCGTTCCACCAGTTCGCGCTTGCGGACCAGCCGATTTTCCCGTACCGCGACGTACCCGCAGAATTTGCCGAAGTCGCGAGCATGAGCATGGAACTCATCGGCATGTCGAACCTCAAGCCCTTCTATGGCAATGACCGCGAGGCGATCGAGCGCAGCACAATCGGCGAACTCGAAGACGTTATATGGCTCTTCCCGTGGGTCGCGAGCGTCGACAGCTTCCAGCACAGGCTCTACAACTTCCCCGAGCATTCGGCGAGCGACCGCAGCGATATATGGACCGAAATCATGGACCGTTACGATGCGGGCGTGGACTACACCGGGCTCGAGGCCGTGCGCCGCAACCTCTGGCAGAAGCAGCTCCACATTTTCGAGTGCCCGTTCTACTACATCGAGTACGGGATTGCCCAGATTGGGGCCCTGCAGGTGTGGGCGAATTTCAAGAAAGACCCGAAAAAGGCAATCGACGACCTGTTCCGTGCCGAAAGTCTCGGTAGTAGCCGCCCCGTGAAGGAACTCTTCGAGGCCGCAAATATCAAGTTCGACTTCTCCCCCAGGACGCTTGAACCGCTCATGCAGGTCGTCTGGGATGAACTGAACTAG
- a CDS encoding RICIN domain-containing protein has product MLFERSLLAVLAIALMAVSSHAEVTYTLHKSANPTADEQDAYKRITTVMDSAVKLYNTYSNLSKFINVYYAPGVPTAEASSNGDLRFGENRSYMVVPTAMHEMAHTLGVGTTSEYAATCVDGVFRDDKVQAKLREMDGPNAELHCDRQHIWPYGLNQASEAKSEKDLINHVILVETIYQQLFKVAFYKEGRIKSLGETKKCMGITASNALELMDCSDAATFVKIFSVGDNPVTYYIQLGSRVVDIPNESTAAGIVASTYGYNGGAHQRYTFDDAGINTPNAFLLKNYKSGLYLQAVGTQVQQNRKVDRDESFIWQLEEVGMKPDTSSAGDTSVVAPDTSDTSKTDTSITRIVRIRDIQLQAAPTRTFDLKGRSVRGQTLGRNRNTHKVLFQK; this is encoded by the coding sequence ATGCTTTTCGAGAGAAGCCTGCTAGCGGTGTTGGCCATTGCCCTTATGGCTGTGTCTTCGCATGCCGAGGTCACCTACACGCTCCACAAGTCCGCAAACCCGACTGCCGACGAGCAGGACGCCTACAAGCGCATTACGACCGTGATGGATTCGGCGGTCAAGCTCTACAACACCTACTCGAACCTTTCGAAGTTCATCAACGTTTACTACGCGCCGGGCGTGCCCACGGCCGAGGCGAGCAGCAACGGCGACCTCCGGTTTGGAGAGAACCGCAGCTACATGGTGGTGCCCACGGCCATGCATGAGATGGCGCACACGCTTGGAGTCGGAACCACATCGGAATATGCTGCAACGTGCGTGGACGGGGTGTTCAGGGACGACAAGGTGCAGGCGAAACTCCGCGAAATGGACGGCCCGAATGCGGAACTTCATTGCGACCGTCAGCATATATGGCCGTATGGTCTGAACCAGGCGAGCGAGGCCAAGTCCGAAAAGGACCTGATCAACCACGTGATTCTCGTGGAGACCATTTACCAGCAGCTGTTCAAGGTGGCGTTCTACAAGGAGGGGAGGATCAAGTCCCTCGGCGAAACAAAGAAATGCATGGGAATTACGGCCAGCAATGCGCTCGAACTCATGGATTGTAGCGATGCGGCGACTTTCGTGAAGATTTTCTCAGTGGGCGATAACCCCGTTACATACTACATTCAGCTCGGGAGCCGCGTCGTGGATATCCCTAACGAATCTACGGCCGCTGGCATTGTTGCCTCGACCTACGGCTACAACGGTGGGGCGCACCAGCGTTATACCTTCGATGATGCCGGAATCAATACGCCGAATGCCTTCTTGCTCAAGAATTACAAGAGCGGGCTCTACCTGCAGGCGGTAGGCACGCAGGTACAGCAGAACCGCAAGGTAGACCGCGACGAATCCTTCATCTGGCAACTCGAGGAGGTGGGCATGAAGCCCGATACGTCTTCTGCAGGCGATACGAGCGTCGTCGCTCCCGATACTTCTGACACGAGCAAGACTGATACGTCGATAACGAGGATTGTCCGTATCCGCGACATTCAGCTGCAGGCTGCGCCGACCAGGACGTTCGACCTGAAGGGGAGGAGTGTCCGCGGGCAAACCCTCGGCCGCAACCGCAATACGCATAAGGTCCTTTTCCAGAAGTAG
- a CDS encoding class II fructose-bisphosphate aldolase yields MAVSYKELGLVNTREMFAKAVKGGYAIPAFNFNTMEQMQAIVQAAVETKSPVIMQVSKGARNYANGTILRYMAQGAVEYAKELGCANPQIVLHLDHGDSFELCKDCIDNGFSSVMIDGSALPYEENIALTKKVVEYAHQHDVTVEAELGVLAGVEDEVASEVSHYTKPEEVIDFATRTGCDSLAISIGTSHGAYKFKPEQCTRDPKTGKLVPPPLAFDVLHAIEKKLPGFPIVLHGSSSVPQDEVDTINAHGGKLPDAVGIPEEQLREASRSAVCKINIDSDSRLAMTAAIRKYFDEHPEHFDPRQYLKPARENMKKMYMHKIVDVLGSNDKL; encoded by the coding sequence ATGGCAGTTTCTTACAAGGAACTCGGCCTGGTGAACACCAGGGAAATGTTTGCAAAGGCTGTTAAGGGTGGCTACGCCATCCCGGCTTTCAACTTCAACACCATGGAACAGATGCAGGCCATCGTGCAGGCCGCCGTTGAAACCAAGTCTCCGGTGATCATGCAGGTCTCTAAGGGTGCCCGCAACTACGCCAACGGCACCATCCTCCGCTACATGGCCCAGGGTGCTGTTGAATACGCCAAGGAACTCGGCTGCGCCAATCCGCAGATCGTGCTCCACCTCGACCACGGTGACTCTTTCGAACTCTGCAAGGACTGCATCGACAACGGTTTCTCTTCCGTGATGATCGACGGTTCTGCTCTTCCGTACGAAGAAAACATCGCCCTCACCAAGAAGGTTGTTGAATACGCTCACCAGCACGACGTGACCGTCGAAGCTGAACTCGGCGTGCTCGCCGGTGTGGAAGACGAAGTTGCTTCTGAAGTTTCTCACTACACCAAGCCGGAAGAAGTGATCGACTTCGCTACCCGTACGGGCTGCGACTCCCTCGCTATCTCCATCGGTACCAGCCACGGCGCTTACAAGTTCAAGCCGGAACAGTGCACTCGCGACCCGAAGACTGGCAAGCTCGTTCCGCCTCCCCTGGCATTCGACGTGCTCCACGCCATCGAAAAAAAGCTCCCGGGCTTCCCGATCGTGCTCCACGGTTCTTCTTCCGTGCCGCAGGACGAAGTGGACACCATCAACGCCCACGGTGGCAAGCTCCCGGATGCAGTCGGTATTCCGGAAGAACAGCTCCGCGAAGCTTCTCGCTCTGCTGTCTGCAAGATCAACATCGACTCTGACAGCCGTCTCGCCATGACTGCCGCTATCCGTAAGTATTTCGACGAACATCCGGAACACTTCGACCCGCGCCAGTACCTCAAGCCGGCTCGTGAAAACATGAAGAAGATGTACATGCACAAGATCGTTGACGTTCTTGGTTCCAACGACAAGCTGTAA
- a CDS encoding zinc ribbon domain-containing protein: protein MYCPHCHSELKDDATFCPHCGSDADTGWKEGAEFTDLETPDYDEILENEFGDDPDSPYTKKKKANPLAIAAAVIVALAFIAAMIF from the coding sequence ATGTACTGCCCTCACTGCCACTCCGAATTAAAAGACGACGCCACGTTCTGCCCACATTGCGGGAGCGACGCCGATACCGGCTGGAAGGAAGGCGCAGAATTTACCGACCTCGAAACGCCGGATTATGATGAGATTTTGGAAAACGAGTTCGGCGACGACCCGGACAGTCCCTACACAAAAAAGAAAAAGGCGAACCCGCTCGCCATAGCGGCCGCCGTTATCGTGGCACTCGCGTTTATCGCGGCAATGATTTTTTAG